From the Helianthus annuus cultivar XRQ/B chromosome 17, HanXRQr2.0-SUNRISE, whole genome shotgun sequence genome, the window TGTAACAGTTGCTGTATAAATAAAACATATAAGaattataatagtaaaaaaatgTATTTGGAAACCCCCAAcgaatattttttttaacaaattagtgggtatacccgatacccgacaaATACCAgacgggtattgggtcgggtatgggaaaCGATTTTACAAGCGGGTTgggtatgggattaccaatacccgacccgacccattgccatccctaagtGGGGGACGTAAAACTGGAAAAAGGCGGTAAACAAAAACACGAATTTCTAACAAGTGACTCACATGACGCAAAACGTAGAGAAAGTCGAAGTTATACCGACACGTATTAGAAAGTCGAGGGGGCCAAAGTGATATTGTATATAGTTTAGAAAGACAGTGACGCGGCGGAAATTCGGTTTGTATGGGTTCGGTTCGTTATTGTATTGACTATTGACGCATGCAATAGCACCCagaaaagaaaactcaaaaaataTAGTCGTTATATGATCAAAACGATATGTACATGTTTTCGGTTCATTGAAGACACTCGATTATGCACATCAGAAGGTTAATAAAAAACACATTACATCATAAAttataaaaacatattatatttgacccgactcatttcCAAAAAAAGTTTTAAGTCGAAATgtaaaccaacttgaatttataccgacacgacAAAACTTGCATCAAAACAAagaccaactgaaaacgtacatgaaaataagcatgaaatcagattatatttgacccgactcattaGTCATTTCCGAAAAAAATTTACGTCGAACCGTAAACAAACTTGAATTTATACTGACACGTACACTAAAATTAGCAACGTAAAACTCGAGGGGCGAAAACGACATTTCACAAAGTTGAAGGGGTGTAAGCGTCAATACTGAAAGTTGAGGGGTGAACtataaaaaagacaaaaaaaaaccaAGTTACTATTCATCAAAATGctatgaattaatatatatagaatTGGTTGTGGGTCAACCTGACCAGTTTTGAACAGTACTAAAAAAATAACTCATTTGACCCATTACTCAACCCGCGTGACCCGCCCATTTTATCATATCAATATGTGTGTGACTATTGAACTAAAGAGGATGGAAAAATACCTGGGAGAAAGATGGGCCCGCTTTAGAATCGGTTTCCCAGTAGAACAACCCATCATATATATTCAAGCTCAACGCGAACGATAGATACATATACAAACACGGCCTCCAAACATCTTCAGATTTTAACGTAGTCCACATAGCCGTAGCGGCAGCAGCAAATTTCTCACTTATCTGATATCCAAAGAAGATTTTTTCCATAATTATTACATACGCAAAGCATAAAAGCTTTCCAAATATCACATATACATTGTAGAATGAATAGATTtatgagtaaacttccgttttgctccctgtggtttggtcactttaacggttttgctccaaacctttaaaaatagccattttactccctgatgtttcggtttttttgccagtttgctccccgcctctaactccatccaaattgtttgtttttccattttgctccccgcagggagcaaactggcaacaaaaccaaaacatcagggagtaaaatggctatttttaaaggtttggggcaaaaccgttaaagtgaccaaaccacagggagcaaaacagaagtttactctagATTTATTGAAAGGCTAGATGTATGCACCTGTCCATAAGCAAAGCTCGGTGAGTGAGGTTCCTTGAGTACAAGACCTATTAGTAACACGAGCGCGTACGGTATACTTAGCAAGCCAAAAACTCCCTTTTAAACAAAACACAGTTTATTAGAAAATAAAGAAAATCTAGAGTAAAaagccattttcgtccttgaggtttggcctgttttgcgactttcgtcctaTGGTTTGTTTTTTCCGTATCTGAATCCAAAAGGTtggaaatcttgccattttcatccggcccGTTAACCCCCTCCGTTTTTCTTCGTTAAgccaggggtattttcgtctttttgttaacttaaagggcaattcggtcttttgaatacttgtaaATTATTTATGCTAAATGCTTTTACATAAAgcgaaaaagactgaattgccctttaagttgacaaaaaagacggaaatacccctgacttaacggagaaaaatagatggaATTAACGGGTTACgggccggatgaaaatggcaagatttcaaaccttttggactcagatgcggaaaaacaaacctttggacaaaagtcgcaaaactggccaaacctcagggacgaaaatggcattttactctaaaatctAACTATAGAAAAGAGAATAATGATCACGGAAAAGTAAGTAAATACAACacgaataattaaaaaaaacaacaaaaaggaAAAACACCTTGGGGCCGATTAAGTGTACAAATACGCCACTTAAAGCAAATCCGATCAGGCGTCCAATGGAAGAACTGAGGGCACATAAGCTTTGCATGTCTGGAGCAAGTGAAGGATGAATACCGCTGTTTTGCGCTACGCACGCATCAACGGCTACATCTGCTATTGCAACGCCAGCACTTCCAGCAGTTAAAGACAGTAGTGCTAGCACAATATGCAGTTTCTCGTGGAATGACAAGAAAAACATCGATAGAATTCCTATGATACCTGAAAAAAAATTGCAATTTTTATGTAAGTAATTATGTGACTCGTATTTTATAAGAGGTTCAAAATAGTAAATGCTctggctcgagctcggctcgtcatgtttttttgaagctcgagctcggctcggttccagcctacttatttgagctcgagctcggctcgtgagtaaaacccaaagctcgagctcggctcgagctatttTAAGAACAACATCAGACGAGCTAAAAACTCGGCTCGAGCTCGCTTCAGTATCGCCTAAActagccaaagctcggctcgagctcggctcgccaatgttatcatcgttattattatattatatataaaataaataaatttttgtttaggctcgcgagcctaaacaagctttgtatttcaggctcgagcccGGGCTCCATAACTAAAcaagctctatttcaggctcgagcttgGGCTCGGGATCGttaaagctcggctcgttcgagcttttgaCCGAGCAGataacgagtagctctcgagcctctgggcttgtttacacccctagtgtTTCATAAAAAGTTGTATCAATTTGAACTTGAAGTATCATAAATATTGTTCCTTGGtctttgaaacaaaacataaaagatCTCCTATACATCAATCAGAACTTACAACTTTCTTACACTAATTCTGTTAGTTTTACTTAAGTTGTTGTCTTACACTTAAATGTCGGTTGCCCGTATTAGCCTAAAGTTGATTTTGTGTAACTCAGGCACTATAGGGTCGAAATACTACTTATCGAAAATCATCTCCATACATGATATACGAAAAACATCCAGACTATTTAGCTATCATTACCCTGAAACTATCAAATTCCCCAACACTCACCAAGGCCAGGGGGTGTGGTATACCGCCCCTGGCCACATCACCTCCGTTAGCACCCATAGCTCCCACACCCACCCCCTGCCCGCCAAAGAGGGGGTGCCATTGATGGCCCGCCAGCACACTAACCAGCGCTAAAGGGGTGTGCAGGTGGGGCCCATTGGGACTTGTCTAAGTGGTTATGCAATGACGGGATAAGGCTTGGGACCTTATGGTCTCAAGTTCGAATCCTGGAGCACACCCGAGTTTTCTATTACAGTGCATTTACTCCAGAGAGTCCTGACTCTTGTGCAGGATGCAACTGCCGGGGATGCCGGTGGGCTGGAAATTTTCTCGGGGAGTGCCAAGCCAAACTCTGATGCCAAGCGTGGGCCCGGTTAAGTCAACATAGTCTTGTGCCAGAGTGGGGTGGAGGGCCTGCTAAGCGGGTGCGATACCTATCGCCTGTTGTAGAATatcgccgttcaaaaaaaatcaaatcttttttattgtttaataggggggctttaaaccattgcatgcaagttaaagggaggggctttaaagccccccATATGACATGTCGCCTAGGTGGATCTGACGTGACGtaataaagcccctaggggctttaaaCCACACCCCCTGGCCTAACCGTGAACCATGTGACACGCGGTTGTAATGTATAACAAACTCTAATCTACCTACACTTTATCAACTACTGCAAAAGTAATCAAAGATCAAATTTTTATACGATTACCAGCAATAACGAAATACGGCCTTCTTCGATATCCCAAAATCGGAACAACATCAGTAAGCAGACCCCAAACAGGTTTAATAATCCAAGGAATGTTAGTGATTCCTTGATAAGCCTGTGCTGCAGAAGGTTGAACTTTCTGCACATCTTTCATGTAATACTCTGTACCCACCCTACCAAGAGCTCCACCAAACCCTTGATTTATCCCATAAACCACCACAACCCCACCAACAAAACTCCAATGTGTTTTTCTTGATAACATACTGAACCAATCAACTGGAGCCCTAATGTTAAACCCCACAAAAGCCCCTCTTTTTGGGCCTCCAttttcatcttcttcaacaagctCTTTGTTGCAGGTTTCATGGTGTTTTCCTTCTTCCACCATCAATATCAGCTTTTTTTCACAAGAAAGTGTTTTTTTCTGAAATGGGTATTTCAAGATTTATTCTTTTGATGTTAACATAGTTGAAAAGGGATTGAAACTTTGAAAGCCTTGCAAGAAacctcaaaagtcaaagtcaacgtttGTAAAAATTGGATCTTGGGATCTGACACTGCAAGGTCTG encodes:
- the LOC110920746 gene encoding probable folate-biopterin transporter 2 → MVEEGKHHETCNKELVEEDENGGPKRGAFVGFNIRAPVDWFSMLSRKTHWSFVGGVVVVYGINQGFGGALGRVGTEYYMKDVQKVQPSAAQAYQGITNIPWIIKPVWGLLTDVVPILGYRRRPYFVIAGIIGILSMFFLSFHEKLHIVLALLSLTAGSAGVAIADVAVDACVAQNSGIHPSLAPDMQSLCALSSSIGRLIGFALSGVFVHLIGPKGVFGLLSIPYALVLLIGLVLKEPHSPSFAYGQISEKFAAAATAMWTTLKSEDVWRPCLYMYLSFALSLNIYDGLFYWETDSKAGPSFSQETIGFVLSIGSVGSLLGAILYQYTLKTYPFRALLFWSQLFFGLSGMLDLVFVLRLNLKLGMPDYFFAVIDESVLQMVGRLKWMPLLVLSSQLCPPGIEGTFFALLMSIDNFGLMSSTWLGGLLLHVLRVTRTQFDNLWLAILIRNVLRIVPLCFLFLVPKGGSDSSGFSRLEVLQVVDDGESDIEVLSVSEDAEASKAEEVELTPLVSS